The Syntrophotalea acetylenivorans genome contains the following window.
TGCAGGGATTGAACAGAGTGACACCGGAGAATCATATTTCCCCTTGGGATATCCCGTTGGTGGCGAGTTCTGCCATGGACGGTTACGCTTTCGCTGGACCAGGACTGAGTGGCGATTCCATGAAAGTCAAAGGGATGCTTCCGGCTGGCCAGTATTGTGATGAGCCGATCCTTCCTGAGGAAGCGATGAAAATCATGACCGGTGCACCGGTGCCACCAAGTTGCGATACGGTTGTACCGTTCGAAGATGTTGTGGTGAAGGGGGATCGGATTTGTCTTTCAAAAGAGGTGAAAAGAGGCGCCAATGTACGTTGCCCGGGCGAAAATGTTTGCCGAGACTCTGTGGTAATTCATAGAGGGTCGGTTCTTCGCCCTGCAGAGATAGGGATGCTTGCGACCATAGGGAAAACTACCGTACCTGTTTTCCGCAGACCCAAGGTTGCAATTCTTTCAACCGGAGACGAACTTCAGGACCTTGGCTCGACGCCGCTCCCTGGGAAGATAATTAACAGCAACAGTTATAGCTTGGCCACACAGGTCCAAGACGCAGGTGGGGAGGCACTGCTTCTGGGAGTCTCTAATGATACCCAGGAAGCTACCTGTGAAAAAATGAAGGAAGGACTCAATGCCGATTTTCTGGTCATAAGTGGCGGTGTCTCTGTCGGGGATCGGGACTATGTCAAGCCGGCAATTGAACAGCTTGGCGGTGAAATTCTCTTTTGGAAAGTGGATATGAAACCTGGAAAACCCGTGGCATTTGCCGAAATACAGGGGATACCAATCTTCGCTTTGCCTGGGAATCCTACTGCAGCCATGGTTGCGTTTGAACTATTTGTACGCCCGGCATTATTGAAAGCGATGGGAAATCGAAGGGTTTTTAGACCAAAAGTGATAGCAACCATAAAAGAGAAGCTCATCAATAAGAGGGAGAGGCCACATTTGGTTCGCGGCATCGTCAAACTTCTGGGTAAGGGCTATGAAGTATCGATCGCTGGCAACCAGGGTTCAGATCGAATCGCCTCTCTTGTTGAGGGGAACTGCCTCATACAGATTGAGTCTGCGGGGGCTTTCGCTCCTGGAGATAAGGTAGAGGTGATGCTCCTTGACAGAGGGTTTGAAATGGGTCTTGTCGATCATGATTTTTCATGTGATGGACCCAAAGGTAGTCAGGTTGTCAGGGCAAAGGATTCGTCTCTGCGTTTTAGGATGTCAAGCTAAAGCCCGATTGATCGGACTTGTCGAAAATGACGAGTCAGGTTAAGGCCTTCTCAAACGGTTTACATGGAGAGCGATTATATGAAACGCATGGCCAATTGTTGCAAAAACCCACTATGGGGTGTCGTTCTGCTGCTTTTCTTGATCCCTCAAGGAGGCCTGTGCGCCAATCGCAGCACCCTGCCCATTTCTGCAGCCATGAGCCTTAAGGATGCCGTAACCGCTCTAAAAGAGGTTTACGAGCAACAGCATCCCGATATCCGTCTGGAAGTCAATTTCGCCTCGTCTGGTGCCCTGCAAAAGCAGATCGAACAGGGAGCTCCCACAGAGCTGTTTCTGTCCGCCGGCCAGAAGCAGATGAACGCCCTGCAGTCCCAGGACCTGATCGTTCCGCAGAGCCGCTGTGACCTACTGGGCAACAGCTTGGTACTCATTGTGGCCAAGGAACAGAAAGATCGCATCTGGGGTTTCGACGATCTTGCCAAAGATGCCGAACACTTCGCCATTGGTTATCCTGATTCCGTCCCGGTCGGCCGTTACGCTAAGCAGACCCTGCTCAGTGTCGGCCTGTGGGACACCCTGCAGGAGCGCCTGGTCTTCGCCAAAAACGCCCGTAGTGTGCTGGCCTATGTCGATTCCGGCAATGCCGATGCCGGTCTGGTATACAGTTCCGACACCAAGGTGCTGAAAAGCGCGGTGGTGGCCGCCCATGCTCCCGAGAAAAGCCATGCGCCGATCATCTACCCGGTGGCCCTGATCAGGGACGGAAAACAACCTGCGCTGACAGGCCAGTTTTTGGACTTTCTTAAAACCGCGGAAGCCTGCAGGATTTTCGCCCGATTCGGTTTTACTCCGTTGCTAGCCAAGTAAGTAGTTGTTCGGTCAAAGAACTGGAAAAGGGAAAAATGCCATGTACGAGCCAATCGTTCTGTCCCTTAAGGTAGCGCTGATCGCCTTGACCGTTGATGCCGTGCTTGCCACGCTGGTGGCGCGGGTCATGGCGCGACGGGATTTCCCGGGCAAGAACCTAATCGAGTCCTGCATTATACTGCCCATGGTGCTGCCGCCCACGGTGCTGGGCTACGGCATGCTGATTCTTCTAGGCAAGCGCGGACCGCTCGGTCGGCTGCTGTTGCATTTGTTCGATTGGCAGATCGTTTTCACCTGGTGGGCGGCCATTTTCGCCGCTGCGGTGGTCTCCTTTCCGCTCATGTATCAGAGCGCCAAGGCGGCCTTTGCCAGCGTCGACGCATCTCTGGAACAGGCCGCCCGTACCCTCGGCAGCAGCGAATGGCGGGTCTTTCTGCGCGTCACCCTGCCACTGGCCTATCCCGGTCTGCTGGCTGGCCTGGTACTGTCCTTCGCCCGCGCCCTGGGAGAATTCGGCGCCACCCTGATGGTGGCCGGCAACATCCCCGGCAAGACCCAGACTATTCCCCTGGCGATCTACTTTGCGGTGGAGACCGGCGACAACATCTTGGCCAGCAACCTGGTGCTGGTTATCACCGGCCTGTCTATCGCGGCTCTGTTCTGGCTCAACCTCTGGTCGCGCAAAAAGCTTGAGATCTGGCAACAAGGAGGCAATCCTCATGCTAAACGTGTCCATTCGTAAGGAACTACCCAGTTTCACTATCGAAGTCGACCTGCAGTTCAATAACGGTATTTTGGTGTTGTTCGGTCCATCCGGATCGGGCAAGACCACGATTCTCAACTGCTTAGCTGGCCTGTGCAAACCTTCCGCCGGGCGCATCGCCCTTGGCGAACAGGTATTTTTCTGCAAGCAGCAGGGTGTGAATATTCCAGCCCGGTCCCGACATATCGGTTATGTCTTTCAAGATTACGCACTCTTTCCGCATCTGACGGTCAAGGACAACGTGCTGTTCGGCCTGCCCCCAGGCCCCGACCGCTGCAAAAAGAAGCGCGGCTACCGCATGAGCGTTCGCGAGACCCTCGACACCCTGAAGATCATGCACCTGCAGGACCGCTATCCAGCCCAGCTCTCGGGCGGCGAGCGACAACGGGTGGCCCTGGCCCGGGCGCTGATGAGCGAACCAGATCTACTGCTCCTTGACGAGCCCCTGTCGGCCCTCGACAGCCAGATCCGTCAGACTCTGCAACAGGAGCTCAAGCAGTTGCAACGCACCTGGCAAATTCCCTTTGTGTTGGTCACCCACTGTCAGAAGGAACTTAAAGCCCTGGCCGACGAGATCGTGTTTCTCGAGGCGGGACGACCGGTCGCCGCTCCGGCCTGGCAGCAGCCGCTGGCCGCTCAGATCTGATCAACAGGGATCTCACCTGGAGCCTGAGGACGAATCCTAAAACGGACTCTTTGCTTTGCCTCACGCATCCAAACAGTGTCGTACAGCCACCGTGGACCGTTAACGGATGAGGCGCAAGACCAAGGATTCTTTGACACCATTGAAAGGAAAATCGACATGGACGTTTTGCAACAGGCTCAACAGCAGTTGGCCGTCCTGTGTGCCGAAGCCCACATCAATCCGGCACTGCCGGTGATGGTGCGCTGCCTGACCCCGGACCAGGCGATTGGGGTCGAGGCAAGCGAGGAGTTTGTCATCAAAAAGGGCCAAGAAAAGGTCATCGAAGCCGAATTCGATGGGGCCGCCGGCCAGGCTTTTACCGACCATCCGGGCAATTGGCAGGGCAGCCTCGATGAGTTGCTGCAGCTCGACCTGACCTCCACCAGCCAACGGGCGATCTTTACTGCCGGGCTCAATGCCGTGATGCGGCGACTGGGGCGAGCGGTTGGCACCATCCACTGCAAGGGCGAGGAGCCGACTCAATGCGGAGAGAAACTGACCCTGGAGCTAAATGATCGCTTCGGGGTACGGCGTTATGGCCTGATCGGCCTGCAACCGGCCATCATGCAGGGCATGACCAACAGCTTTGGCACCTCACTGGTAAGGGTGGTGGACCTCAACGCCGACAACATCGGACAGAAAAAATCGGGCGTCCGGGTGTGGGACGGTCAAAAGGATTTAGACAAGCTGATCGAATGGTGCGAGGTCGGCGTGGCTACCGGTTCAACCATCGTCAATGGCTCTATTAACGATCTGCGGGAACGTTTCGCCAAGGCCGGCAAGCCGTTGGTTTTCTTTGGCAATACCATTTCCGGAGTGGCGGCGCTGCAGAAGCTCGAA
Protein-coding sequences here:
- a CDS encoding Rossmann-like domain-containing protein, producing the protein MDVLQQAQQQLAVLCAEAHINPALPVMVRCLTPDQAIGVEASEEFVIKKGQEKVIEAEFDGAAGQAFTDHPGNWQGSLDELLQLDLTSTSQRAIFTAGLNAVMRRLGRAVGTIHCKGEEPTQCGEKLTLELNDRFGVRRYGLIGLQPAIMQGMTNSFGTSLVRVVDLNADNIGQKKSGVRVWDGQKDLDKLIEWCEVGVATGSTIVNGSINDLRERFAKAGKPLVFFGNTISGVAALQKLERVCPFGH
- the modA gene encoding molybdate ABC transporter substrate-binding protein, which codes for MKRMANCCKNPLWGVVLLLFLIPQGGLCANRSTLPISAAMSLKDAVTALKEVYEQQHPDIRLEVNFASSGALQKQIEQGAPTELFLSAGQKQMNALQSQDLIVPQSRCDLLGNSLVLIVAKEQKDRIWGFDDLAKDAEHFAIGYPDSVPVGRYAKQTLLSVGLWDTLQERLVFAKNARSVLAYVDSGNADAGLVYSSDTKVLKSAVVAAHAPEKSHAPIIYPVALIRDGKQPALTGQFLDFLKTAEACRIFARFGFTPLLAK
- the modB gene encoding molybdate ABC transporter permease subunit, which produces MYEPIVLSLKVALIALTVDAVLATLVARVMARRDFPGKNLIESCIILPMVLPPTVLGYGMLILLGKRGPLGRLLLHLFDWQIVFTWWAAIFAAAVVSFPLMYQSAKAAFASVDASLEQAARTLGSSEWRVFLRVTLPLAYPGLLAGLVLSFARALGEFGATLMVAGNIPGKTQTIPLAIYFAVETGDNILASNLVLVITGLSIAALFWLNLWSRKKLEIWQQGGNPHAKRVHS
- a CDS encoding ATP-binding cassette domain-containing protein; protein product: MLNVSIRKELPSFTIEVDLQFNNGILVLFGPSGSGKTTILNCLAGLCKPSAGRIALGEQVFFCKQQGVNIPARSRHIGYVFQDYALFPHLTVKDNVLFGLPPGPDRCKKKRGYRMSVRETLDTLKIMHLQDRYPAQLSGGERQRVALARALMSEPDLLLLDEPLSALDSQIRQTLQQELKQLQRTWQIPFVLVTHCQKELKALADEIVFLEAGRPVAAPAWQQPLAAQI
- the glp gene encoding gephyrin-like molybdotransferase Glp, producing MISIEHAQQLIMDRISPLEIENAPILQGLNRVTPENHISPWDIPLVASSAMDGYAFAGPGLSGDSMKVKGMLPAGQYCDEPILPEEAMKIMTGAPVPPSCDTVVPFEDVVVKGDRICLSKEVKRGANVRCPGENVCRDSVVIHRGSVLRPAEIGMLATIGKTTVPVFRRPKVAILSTGDELQDLGSTPLPGKIINSNSYSLATQVQDAGGEALLLGVSNDTQEATCEKMKEGLNADFLVISGGVSVGDRDYVKPAIEQLGGEILFWKVDMKPGKPVAFAEIQGIPIFALPGNPTAAMVAFELFVRPALLKAMGNRRVFRPKVIATIKEKLINKRERPHLVRGIVKLLGKGYEVSIAGNQGSDRIASLVEGNCLIQIESAGAFAPGDKVEVMLLDRGFEMGLVDHDFSCDGPKGSQVVRAKDSSLRFRMSS